The following are encoded together in the Populus trichocarpa isolate Nisqually-1 chromosome 5, P.trichocarpa_v4.1, whole genome shotgun sequence genome:
- the LOC7469151 gene encoding uncharacterized protein LOC7469151 translates to MPSSGSFLRQLSGRSTSWRSASNSKYCTVEGGYNCERSLKQMEGAYMYGNDNAGLVMRKRVVVVVDQTSHSKHAMMWALTHVANKGDLLTLLHIIPPSDIGSGERTSDAYSPYLASSLGSLCKASRPEVEVEALVIQGPKLGTVMSQVKKLEASVLVLGQKRPSTLISCLCGTSSSEDFVQQCISNAECLTVGVRKQSQGMSGYLITTRRQKDFWLLA, encoded by the exons ATGCCAAGTTCAGGTTCTTTCCTACGGCAGCTAAGTGGGAGGTCAACATCTTGGAGGAGTGCTAGCAACAGCAAGTATTGCACTGTTGAAGGTGGCTATAACTGTGAGAGAAGTTTGAAGCAAATGGAAGGGGCTTACATGTATGGTAATGACAATGCTGGGTTGGTTATGAGGAAaagagtggtggtggtggtggatcaAACTTCACATTCTAAGCATGCAATGATGTGGGCATTGACTCATGTTGCTAACAAGGGTGATTTGCTCACTTTGCTTCACATTATCCCTCCTAGCGACATAGGCAGCGGTGAAAGAACATCTGATGCTTACTCTCCTTATCTTGCTAGTTCTCTTGGGTCACTTTGCAAGGCTAGCCGACCTGAG GTGGAAGTGGAAGCACTGGTGATTCAAGGACCCAAGCTGGGCACGGTGATGAGCCAGGTGAAGAAGCTAGAGGCTTCTGTGCTCGTCCTGGGTCAGAAAAGGCCCTCTACACTTATCAGCTG CCTCTGTGGGACAAGCAGCAGCGAAGATTTTGTTCAGCAGTGCATCAGCAATGCAGAATGCTTGACTGTCGGTGTAAGGAAGCAGAGCCAAGGCATGAGCGGGTACCTCATCACCACTAGAAGGCAGAAGGACTTCTGGCTCCTTGCTTAG
- the LOC7469152 gene encoding UDP-galactose transporter 1 → MEESVIFQWSVFRSLLAILQWWGFNVTVIIMNKWIFQKLDFKFPLTVSCIHFICSSIGAYVVIKVLKIKPLIVVEPEDRWRRIFPMSFVFCINIVLGNVSLRFIPVSFMQTIKSFTPATTVVLQWLVWRKYFDWRIWASLVPIVGGILLTSVTELSFNMFGFCAALFGCLATSTKTILAESLLHGYKFDSINTVYYMAPLATMILGLPAILVEGSGVINWFYTHEAVWSSLIIILSSGLLAFCLNFSIFYVIHSTTAVTFNVAGNLKVAFAVLISWMIFRNPISVMNAVGCAITLVGCTFYGYVRHLLSQQPPPPGTPRTPKTPRNRMELLPLVNDKLDDKV, encoded by the exons ATGGAGGAGAGTGTGATTTTTCAGTGGAGTGTGTTTAGATCTCTGCTCGCTATTCTCCAATGGTGGGGTTTCAATGTTACTGTTATTATCATGAACAAATGGATCTTCCAG AAACTGGATTTCAAGTTTCCGCTAACAGTATCTTGCATCCATTTCATATGCTCATCCATTGGAGCATATGTGGTAATCAAGGTTCtgaagatcaaaccattgaTAGTGGTTGAACCTGAAGATCGCTGGCGAAGGATATTTCCCATGTCGTTTGTGTTTTGCATCAACATAGTGCTGGGGAATGTGAGCTTACGATTCATTCCAGTTTCGTTTATGCAAACAATAAAGTCATTTACTCCTGCAACCACAG TTGTTTTACAGTGGCTAGTttggagaaaatattttgaCTGGCGAATTTGGGCTTCTTTGGTACCAATTGTTGGAGGAATCCTTCTAACATCAGTTACTGAGCTTAGTTTTAATATGTTCGGATTTTGTGCTGCCTTATTTGGATGTTTGGCCACTTCAACAAAGACTATTCTTGCAGAATCTCTGCTGCACGGATATAAATTTGACAG CATAAACACCGTGTACTACATGGCACCTCTTGCAACCATGATCTTGGGATTACCAGCAATCTTGGTTGAAGGTAGCGGGGTTATAAATTGGTTTTACACCCACGAAGCTGTCTGGTCTTCCCTCATCATCATTTTAAGCTCTGGGCTGCTGGCCTTTTGTCTTAACTTCTCCATCTTTTATGTGATTCATTCCACAACTGCAGTAACATTTAATGTTGCTGGAAATCTTAAG GTTGCATTTGCTGTTCTAATTTCCTGGATGATATTCCGGAACCCGATATCTGTCATGAATGCTGTTGGATGTGCCATTACACTTGTAGGGTGTACATTCTATGGGTATGTGAGGCACTTGCTCTCCCAACAGCCTCCACCACCAGGAACTCCTCGAACACCCAAGACTCCGAGGAATCGGATGGAATTACTTCCCCTTGTAAATGACAAATTGGATGATAAGGTCTAA